A stretch of the Octopus bimaculoides isolate UCB-OBI-ISO-001 chromosome 8, ASM119413v2, whole genome shotgun sequence genome encodes the following:
- the LOC106874577 gene encoding uncharacterized protein LOC106874577 → MNDKRKDSADTGQKKEEEISNYRPVVCLPSNWMLLNGLIADEVNNFLERENLLPEEQKEFRKKSKETVNLLHINSKILNEVHIRKEDVALGRIDYRKAYNSVTHCWISEYLKTFRVNEKINSNRSVGIELICANESPRNVKSRRSIFL, encoded by the coding sequence ATGAATGATAAAAGGAAGGATAGTGCTGATACAggacaaaaaaaagaagaggaaatcaGTAATTATAGACCTGTTGTATGTTTACCATCAAACTGGATGTTATTAAATGGCCTCATAGCAGATGAAGTAAACAATTTTCTGGAAAGGGAGAATTTATTGCCGGAGGAGCAAAAAGAATTCAGAAAGAAGTCAAAGGAGACTGTCAATCTGCTGCATATAAATAGTAAGATATTAAATGAGGTACACATAAGAAAGGAAGATGTAGCTCTTGGCCGGATTGATTACAGGAAGGCTTACAACAGCGTTACACACTGCTGGATCTCTGAGTACTTGAAGACGTTCAGAGTCAATGAGAAGATAAATAGCAATAGGAGTGTGGGAATAGAACTGATATGTGCAAATGAGTCGCCGAGAAACGTGAAATCACGTAGGAGCATTTTCCTGTGA
- the LOC106874573 gene encoding medium-chain acyl-CoA ligase ACSF2, mitochondrial isoform X2 — protein sequence MSSYLHTKENSQISYETIPERLRKRAEEYPGRVTIVCYDAEFQRHQITMKEVYDGAVKFAKALMKLGIKKGDTIAFCVPNCVEWMSYDIGIMMTGAYSMRLMFGLADMKSIIKGCSAVVFGSKSIWDNFLTIAQINDNGKVSCEACLDLKFAIDVSNTDGPANALSAAKLMAEISEDVAVEFPYIDPEDIASINQTSGSTGVPKSICHSHFEYLNLPDSDHNESSRFIIYNSRPMGYIGGYPRTVLTRGSLHVSGDVEMLNDPKNLDFVINILQREKCNMVSVAPQDMKRLSNRDFRVDIIISGGDMITRDTIEHALKIADYFLVAYGSTESVFVSYKLFTKENISEHRQGMLGRPVEGTEIKIVDEEKRVVDIGKTGYLYFRSKWVAKTHLDGTSCLENGWYPTSDICYLTEDGDLIMVGRSTDFIKKCTVKLSIKLIEDYVGRHPSVDAVVVVPIPDQAVGERVCACVTLRPNQEFNEEELKKFCTETMPHPDNFDCVSMHPDYILYFPSFPLLASGKFDKKTITSLALKKI from the exons ATGTCAAGTTACCTTCATACAAAAGAGAATTCGCAAATTTCGTATGAGACGATCCCTGAAAGATTGCGTAAGAGAGCTGAAGAATATCCAGGCAGAGTGACAATCGTTTGCTACGATGCAGAATTCCAAAGACACCAAATAACCAT GAAAGAGGTGTACGATGGAGCGGTGAAGTTCGCAAAGGCTTTGATGAAACTAGGCATTAAAAAAGGAGACACAATTGCATTTTGTGTTCCTAACTGTGTGGAATGGATGAGCTACGATATTGGAATCATGATGACGGGAGCTTATTCTATGAGATTAATGTTTGGATTAGCAGATATGAAATCTATTATAAAAGGATGTAGTGCTGTTGTATTTGGATCCAAATCTATTTGGGACAATTTCTTAACTATTGcacaaataaatgataatggaAAAGTATCCTGCGAAGCGTGTCTTGATTTGAAGTTTGCCATTGATGTATCCAATACAGATGGACCAGCCAATGCTTTATCTGCTGCTAAATTGATGGCAGAAATAAGTGAAGATGTCGCAGTTGAATTTCCTTACATTGACCCAGAGGATATTGCATCAATCAATCAGACTTCCGGAAGCACAGGTGTGCCCAAAAGTATCTGTCACAGCCATTTTGAATACTTGAACTTACCTGATTCAGATCATAATGAGAGTTCTCGCTTTATCATATATAATAGTCGTCCAATGGGATATATTGGAGGATATCCGAGGACTGTGCTAACCAGAGGATCATTGCATGTCAGTGGAGACGTAGAAATGCTGAATGATCCGAAGAATCTCGATTTTGTTATAAACATATTGCAGAGAGAAAAATGCAACATGGTTAGTGTTGCACCACAAGATATGAAGCGACTTAGCAACCGTGATTTCCGTGTCGATATAATAATATCAGGTGGAGACATGATTACCCGGGATACAATAGAACATGCTTTGAAGATTGCAGATTATTTCTTAGTTGCTTATGGAAGTACTGAATCTGTCTTCGTATCTTACAAACTTTTTACGAAAGAAAACATTTCGGAACATCGACAAGGAATGTTGGGTCGGCCAGTTGAAGGTACGGAAATCAAAATTGTTGACGAGGAGAAGAGGGTTGTAGATATTGGAAAGACAGGCTATTTGTATTTTCGAAGTAAATGGGTAGCAAAAACACATCTGGATGGTACTTCATGTTTAGAAAATGGTTGGTATCCAACATCAGATATTTGTTACTTAACTGAAGATGGTGATCTCATAATGGTTGGAAGAAGCACAGATTTTATTAAGAAGTGTACAGTAAAGTTATCTATTAAACTTATTGAAGATTACGTCGGACGTCATCCGAGTGTAGATGCTGTGGTTGTCGTACCAATCCCAGATCAGGCGGTTGgagaacgtgtgtgtgcttgtgttaccCTTCGACCAAATCAAGAGTTCAATGAAGAAGAATTGAAAAAGTTTTGTACGGAAACAATGCCGCATCCAGATAACTTTGATTGTGTATCGATGCATcctgattatattttatattttccttcatttccaCTTTTGGCTAGTGGTAAGTTTGACAAAAAGACTATAACAAGTTTGGCTcttaagaaaatttaa